A region from the Paenibacillus humicola genome encodes:
- the aroH gene encoding chorismate mutase yields the protein MSVRGVRGAITVDANEEQPILNATTDLLERVVAANGIVPDDICSVFVTVTRDLDATFPARAIRTMPGWELVPLMCALEVPVKGSLEKCIRLMVMINTEKTQQQIEHIYMGRAQALRPDLAKA from the coding sequence ATGAGTGTTCGAGGTGTACGAGGCGCCATTACGGTGGACGCGAATGAAGAACAGCCGATTTTGAATGCGACGACCGATTTGCTGGAACGCGTCGTAGCGGCGAACGGAATCGTTCCCGACGATATTTGCAGCGTGTTCGTCACGGTAACCCGAGATCTGGATGCAACGTTTCCGGCCCGGGCGATCCGCACGATGCCCGGGTGGGAGCTTGTGCCGCTCATGTGCGCCCTTGAGGTGCCGGTAAAAGGCAGCCTGGAGAAATGCATTCGGCTTATGGTCATGATCAATACCGAAAAAACGCAGCAGCAGATCGAGCATATTTATATGGGCAGAGCGCAGGCGCTGCGCCCGGATTTGGCCAAAGCTTGA
- the aroB gene encoding 3-dehydroquinate synthase, with product MAGVRELTVDLGKRSYPIYIGQSLLDQAGSLLAKHGLSKKSPLLIVTDEHVAARHLARLEQALAGEGFQTFSAVVPPGESSKSLAVFERLMTKALEAGLDRKSAIVALGGGVVGDLAGYAAASYMRGIKFVQIPTTILAHDSSVGGKVGINHPLAKNMIGAFHQPELVLYDLDTLQTLPRREVSAGLAEVVKHGLIWDASFVDWCQDHADRLLALDPDALGYALYKGCSVKAAVVSQDERENDLRAILNLGHTIGHALEAVAGYGELLHGEAISIGMVGAARLAVRLGAPEDVYTVTKLALSSVGLPVRLPAHLDTDAIMDAMMHDKKFQEGTMVFIVPVAIGKVAINKSVSAALVREIVEQLKLEEVLS from the coding sequence ATGGCGGGCGTACGCGAATTGACCGTCGACCTGGGCAAACGCTCTTATCCGATTTATATCGGCCAGTCTCTGCTGGATCAAGCGGGAAGCCTGCTGGCGAAGCACGGACTAAGCAAAAAATCGCCGCTCCTCATCGTCACCGACGAGCATGTTGCCGCCCGTCATCTCGCCAGGCTGGAACAGGCGCTGGCCGGCGAAGGATTCCAGACCTTCTCCGCCGTCGTGCCTCCCGGCGAAAGCTCGAAATCGCTTGCGGTCTTCGAGCGGTTAATGACGAAAGCGCTTGAGGCGGGGCTGGACCGCAAATCGGCGATCGTCGCCCTTGGCGGCGGCGTGGTCGGCGATCTGGCCGGTTATGCGGCGGCTTCCTACATGAGAGGCATCAAATTCGTGCAAATCCCGACGACCATTCTTGCACACGACAGCAGCGTCGGCGGCAAGGTCGGGATCAATCATCCGCTTGCCAAAAACATGATCGGCGCGTTCCATCAGCCCGAGCTGGTGCTGTACGACCTGGATACGCTGCAGACGCTGCCCCGCCGCGAGGTCAGCGCCGGCCTTGCCGAAGTCGTCAAACACGGGCTCATCTGGGATGCGTCGTTCGTCGATTGGTGTCAGGACCATGCGGACCGGCTGCTGGCGCTTGACCCGGACGCGCTCGGCTACGCCCTGTACAAAGGCTGCAGCGTAAAAGCGGCCGTCGTCTCGCAGGATGAACGAGAGAACGACCTGCGCGCCATTCTGAATCTCGGCCATACGATCGGCCATGCGCTGGAAGCGGTAGCCGGCTACGGCGAGCTGCTGCACGGCGAGGCGATCTCGATCGGGATGGTCGGGGCGGCGCGGCTTGCCGTCCGGCTTGGGGCGCCTGAGGACGTGTATACGGTAACGAAGTTGGCGCTGTCTAGCGTCGGGCTGCCCGTCCGGCTTCCGGCGCATCTCGATACCGATGCGATTATGGACGCGATGATGCACGACAAGAAATTTCAGGAAGGCACGATGGTGTTTATCGTGCCGGTCGCGATCGGCAAAGTGGCAATCAACAAATCCGTTTCGGCCGCGCTCGTACGCGAAATCGTCGAGCAGCTGAAGCTTGAGGAGGTCCTCTCATGA
- the aroC gene encoding chorismate synthase, with the protein MSLRYLTAGETHGPQLTAIIEGLPSNMQLDFEELNFQLQRRQKGHGRGRRMQIEKDTANIVGGVRHGRTTGAPVAIVVANNDWKHWTTVMNIEPIEGGDEEKRRVHRPRPGHADLNGGLKYNLTDLRNVLERSSARETAARVAVGAVARQFLAAFGIKVAGQVIRIGEIAAPPNDLPIDELIRLTEESPVRVVDKATEEKMTAYIDQIKAEGDSIGGIVECIVEGVPVGLGSHVQYDRKLDGRIAQAVVSINAFKGVEIGIGFEAGILKGSQVHDEIMYAEDRGYYRNSNRLGGFEGGMTNGMPIVVRGVMKPIPTLYKPLQSVDIDTKEPFTAQVERSDSCAVPAASVVMEHVVAWEVAKAFLEKFGGDSMEEIRANYDQYLAQVRRY; encoded by the coding sequence GTGAGTTTACGTTATTTAACCGCAGGGGAAACGCACGGCCCGCAGCTTACGGCGATTATCGAAGGGCTGCCGAGCAATATGCAGCTCGATTTCGAGGAGCTGAATTTCCAGCTGCAGCGCCGGCAGAAAGGTCACGGCCGGGGCCGCCGCATGCAGATCGAGAAGGATACGGCAAACATTGTCGGCGGCGTGCGCCACGGCCGGACGACCGGCGCGCCGGTCGCGATCGTCGTCGCCAACAACGATTGGAAGCATTGGACGACGGTGATGAACATTGAGCCGATTGAGGGCGGGGACGAGGAAAAGCGGCGCGTGCATCGGCCGCGGCCGGGGCATGCCGATTTGAACGGCGGCTTGAAATATAACCTGACGGATCTGCGCAACGTGCTCGAACGCTCGAGCGCGCGGGAAACGGCCGCGCGGGTGGCGGTAGGAGCGGTTGCCCGGCAGTTTTTGGCCGCGTTCGGCATCAAGGTCGCCGGCCAGGTGATCCGGATCGGCGAAATTGCGGCGCCGCCGAACGATTTGCCGATCGACGAGCTGATCCGCTTGACCGAGGAGTCCCCGGTGCGCGTCGTCGACAAGGCGACGGAGGAGAAAATGACGGCGTACATCGATCAGATCAAGGCGGAAGGCGATTCGATCGGCGGCATCGTCGAATGCATCGTCGAAGGCGTGCCTGTCGGCCTCGGCAGCCATGTGCAATACGACCGCAAGCTGGACGGAAGAATCGCCCAAGCGGTCGTTTCGATCAACGCTTTCAAGGGCGTCGAGATCGGCATCGGCTTCGAAGCGGGCATCCTGAAAGGCTCCCAGGTGCACGACGAAATCATGTACGCGGAAGACCGCGGCTACTACCGGAACAGCAATCGTCTGGGCGGCTTCGAGGGTGGCATGACAAACGGAATGCCAATCGTCGTGCGCGGCGTCATGAAGCCGATCCCGACGCTGTATAAGCCGCTGCAGAGCGTCGACATCGATACGAAGGAGCCGTTTACGGCCCAGGTCGAGCGCTCCGACAGCTGCGCGGTGCCCGCAGCGAGCGTCGTGATGGAGCACGTTGTCGCCTGGGAAGTGGCGAAGGCGTTTCTGGAGAAATTCGGAGGAGACTCCATGGAAGAAATTCGCGCCAATTACGACCAATATTTGGCGCAAGTGAGGCGGTACTAA
- a CDS encoding CheR family methyltransferase, producing the protein MEDLDFAAFVNRIKEKTEIDLSQYKEVQMKRRLMTLRQKHGFSSFAAYMNALEKDGGLMNEFLDRMTINVSEFWRNPGRWEAVEKRFLPEMLQADPHRRIKLWSAACSTGEEPYTLAMIASELGALERTSILATDIDRNVLQKAAQGIYRDRAVRDVPQTYLNAYIQMREPDSFAVDDKLKRAVSFQQQNLLQDKFDSGFDLIVCRNVMIYFTEDAKRELYRKFSQALRPGGILFVGSTEQIFSPSQFGLESVETFFYRRRA; encoded by the coding sequence ATGGAGGATTTGGACTTTGCGGCGTTTGTAAACCGCATCAAGGAAAAGACGGAGATCGACCTGTCGCAGTATAAAGAAGTCCAGATGAAGCGCAGGCTGATGACGCTGCGCCAGAAGCACGGCTTCAGCTCGTTTGCGGCTTATATGAATGCGCTGGAGAAGGATGGCGGGCTGATGAACGAGTTTCTGGACCGGATGACGATCAACGTGTCCGAATTTTGGCGCAATCCCGGCCGCTGGGAAGCCGTCGAGAAACGGTTCCTGCCGGAAATGCTGCAGGCTGATCCGCACCGGCGGATTAAGCTGTGGAGCGCGGCCTGCTCGACCGGGGAAGAGCCTTACACGCTCGCCATGATCGCCTCGGAGCTCGGCGCGCTGGAGCGGACGTCGATTCTGGCGACGGATATCGACCGGAACGTGCTGCAGAAGGCGGCCCAGGGCATCTATCGCGATCGTGCCGTCCGCGACGTTCCGCAGACGTATTTGAATGCTTATATTCAAATGCGGGAGCCGGACAGCTTCGCCGTCGACGACAAGCTGAAACGGGCCGTTTCGTTTCAACAGCAGAATCTCTTGCAGGACAAATTCGACAGCGGCTTCGATTTGATCGTTTGCCGCAACGTGATGATTTATTTTACCGAAGACGCCAAGCGCGAGCTGTACCGCAAATTTTCGCAGGCGCTCCGTCCCGGCGGCATCCTGTTCGTCGGAAGTACGGAGCAAATTTTTTCGCCTTCGCAGTTCGGGCTGGAATCGGTCGAAACGTTCTTTTATCGCCGGCGGGCGTAA